One Gordonia mangrovi genomic region harbors:
- a CDS encoding N-acetylglucosamine kinase gives MAIDGGQTGTRIRLIGQSGSSEHTAGPIHTDRPVVPQIAAVARDVITASGADVVALAAGVSGLTPQATRPDELLAAVNEAGPRTVALAHDSVSAYLAANRFENGAVIAAGTGVVTLGVGVRGVARVDGWGHLVGDAGSGYWIGRAGLDAALRSYDGRGTPTALEEAATTEFGPLPELYMVLQAHPDRVAHIAGFARAVSVAAHADDTVAVEILQWAAAELADSVRAALRRSGHRPAVPVRVSWMGNVLANNALIRSRFIELLEESTPDVTVAAPYGDTLDGVALLLDPPDQHPLATHIHRA, from the coding sequence ATGGCTATCGACGGCGGCCAGACGGGCACCCGCATCCGGCTGATCGGCCAGAGCGGGAGCAGCGAGCACACCGCCGGACCGATCCACACCGATCGACCGGTCGTTCCACAGATCGCCGCGGTGGCCCGCGATGTCATCACCGCGAGCGGAGCCGATGTCGTCGCTCTGGCCGCCGGGGTGTCGGGTCTGACTCCGCAGGCGACCCGCCCCGACGAGTTGCTGGCCGCGGTGAACGAGGCCGGACCGCGTACGGTGGCGCTCGCTCACGACTCCGTGTCGGCCTACCTCGCCGCGAACCGATTCGAGAACGGCGCGGTGATCGCCGCGGGGACCGGCGTGGTCACCCTCGGCGTCGGCGTCCGGGGAGTGGCCCGCGTCGACGGCTGGGGGCACCTGGTCGGCGACGCGGGTAGCGGTTATTGGATCGGGCGCGCAGGACTCGATGCCGCGCTGCGCTCCTACGACGGGCGCGGCACACCGACCGCACTCGAGGAGGCGGCGACCACCGAGTTCGGCCCGCTGCCCGAGCTGTACATGGTGCTCCAGGCCCACCCGGATCGGGTCGCCCACATCGCGGGATTCGCCCGAGCGGTGTCCGTCGCCGCCCATGCGGACGACACCGTCGCCGTCGAGATCCTGCAGTGGGCCGCGGCCGAACTCGCCGACTCGGTGCGCGCGGCACTACGGCGCAGCGGACATCGACCCGCAGTCCCCGTACGGGTGAGCTGGATGGGCAACGTCTTGGCGAACAATGCGCTGATCCGATCGCGATTCATCGAGCTCCTCGAGGAATCCACCCCGGACGTCACCGTCGCCGCCCCATACGGCGACACCCTCGACGGTGTCGCCCTGCTGTTGGACCCACCAGACCAGCACCCCCTCGCCACGCATATCCATCGCGCGTGA
- the htpG gene encoding molecular chaperone HtpG has protein sequence MTGQTEVREFQAETRQLLDLMVHSVYSNKDSFLRELISNSSDALDKLRLESLQDKGLDVDASDLHIQLEADADNRTLVVRDNGIGMSRDDVIDLIGTLARSGTAELRRKLAEVKDAAASEELIGQFGIGFYSTFMVADRVTLVTRRAGEATGTRWESTGDGTYTIDDVTDAPQGTSVTLALKPVDTEDHLYDYTDAAKLRALVKRYSDFIAWPIRMDVEKPVAADESDADSGESTDEPKTEVVTETINSQKALWAKSADEVTQDEYHEFYRHVSHAWDEPLEVITVKAEGTFEYQALLFIPTQAPFDLFMRERSSGIHLYVKRVFIMDDCEELMPEYLRFVKGVVDAADLSLNVSREILQQDRQIRAIRRRLTKRVIATVGDLRDSRPDDYRTFWDNFGRVWKEGLVNDYDNRDAILKASSFASTDSTDGLTTLADYVGRMRSGQDTIYYMTGESRQQIENSPHIEAFRAKGVEVLLLTDPVDEMWVSSGVEFDGKSFTSIAKGAVDLDSLDDTESDEDKADKEKKTEEFSALLGWLAETLSDDVNEARLSSRLTDSAACLVGDTFSMSPQLEKLYRASGQELPKSKRALEVNADHPLITGLNKAFAGSADHSALVPTAKLLYGMAVIAEGGELGDPAEFAKLLAGNLTESLQTES, from the coding sequence ATGACTGGTCAGACAGAGGTTCGTGAGTTCCAGGCCGAGACCCGGCAACTGCTGGATCTCATGGTCCACTCGGTGTACTCGAACAAGGACAGCTTCCTGCGGGAGTTGATCTCCAACTCCTCGGACGCGCTGGACAAGCTGCGGCTGGAGTCGCTGCAGGACAAGGGGCTCGACGTCGACGCGAGCGACCTGCACATCCAGCTCGAAGCGGATGCCGACAATCGCACACTGGTCGTCCGCGACAACGGCATCGGCATGTCCCGCGACGACGTGATCGATTTGATCGGCACCCTCGCCCGGTCGGGCACCGCGGAGTTGCGCCGCAAATTGGCCGAGGTGAAGGACGCGGCGGCGAGTGAGGAACTGATCGGTCAATTCGGCATCGGTTTCTATTCGACGTTCATGGTCGCCGATCGGGTGACCCTGGTGACCCGCCGCGCCGGCGAGGCGACGGGCACCCGCTGGGAATCGACCGGTGATGGCACCTACACCATCGACGACGTCACCGACGCGCCGCAGGGCACCTCGGTGACGCTGGCGCTCAAGCCCGTCGACACCGAGGATCACCTGTACGACTACACCGACGCGGCCAAGCTGCGGGCGCTGGTGAAGCGCTATTCGGACTTCATCGCCTGGCCCATCCGAATGGACGTGGAGAAGCCGGTCGCGGCGGACGAATCGGATGCCGATTCCGGCGAGTCGACCGATGAACCCAAGACCGAGGTCGTCACCGAGACCATCAACTCGCAGAAGGCGTTGTGGGCCAAATCGGCCGACGAGGTCACCCAGGACGAGTACCACGAGTTCTACCGGCACGTCAGCCACGCCTGGGACGAGCCGCTCGAGGTCATCACGGTCAAGGCCGAGGGCACCTTCGAATATCAGGCGCTGCTGTTCATTCCGACCCAGGCACCCTTCGACCTGTTCATGCGCGAGCGGTCGTCGGGCATCCACCTCTACGTCAAACGCGTGTTCATCATGGACGACTGCGAAGAGCTCATGCCGGAGTATCTGCGGTTCGTCAAGGGTGTGGTCGACGCCGCAGACCTCTCGCTGAATGTGTCGCGCGAGATCCTGCAGCAGGATCGGCAGATCCGGGCCATCCGCCGCCGACTCACCAAGCGGGTCATTGCCACCGTCGGTGACCTCCGCGATTCTCGGCCGGACGACTACCGGACGTTCTGGGACAATTTCGGCCGGGTCTGGAAGGAGGGCCTGGTCAACGACTACGACAACCGCGACGCCATCCTCAAGGCCTCGTCGTTCGCCTCCACCGACTCCACCGACGGGCTCACCACCCTGGCCGACTACGTCGGCCGGATGCGCAGTGGTCAGGACACGATCTACTACATGACCGGCGAGAGCCGTCAGCAGATCGAGAACTCGCCGCATATCGAGGCCTTCCGCGCGAAGGGTGTCGAGGTGCTGCTGCTGACCGACCCGGTCGATGAGATGTGGGTCTCCAGCGGTGTGGAATTCGACGGGAAGTCGTTCACCTCGATCGCCAAGGGCGCGGTGGATCTCGACAGTCTCGACGACACCGAGTCCGACGAGGACAAGGCGGACAAGGAGAAGAAGACCGAAGAGTTCTCGGCTCTACTCGGCTGGTTGGCCGAGACCTTGTCCGACGACGTGAACGAGGCGCGGCTGTCGTCTCGGCTCACCGACTCGGCCGCCTGCCTGGTGGGGGACACCTTCTCGATGTCGCCCCAGCTGGAGAAGCTGTATCGCGCATCCGGTCAGGAACTACCCAAGAGCAAGCGGGCGCTGGAGGTCAACGCCGATCATCCGCTGATCACCGGGCTCAACAAGGCGTTTGCCGGCTCCGCGGACCACAGCGCGCTCGTGCCGACGGCGAAGCTGCTCTACGGCATGGCCGTCATCGCCGAGGGTGGCGAGTTGGGCGATCCCGCCGAGTTCGCGAAGCTGTTGGCAGGCAACCTGACCGAGTCGCTGCAGACCGAGAGCTGA
- a CDS encoding PIG-L family deacetylase, translating to MPAPRLLFVHAHPDDEALWTGGLIARHTARGGDADLIMCTWAEGTARHRELIESARQLGMPRPPIMLGYADDRIPDSSPGAPRFCAAPFDPVVRTMVEHLRRLRPDAIVTYDAMGIYGHPDHIHAHRLASVAADAAASPRLYRSAGDAWQTRSIYFVTIADWMVDDVRDDLFASVRRDHLPGTPPDGIDLTLDVGRWGAQKAAAIAAHRTEVRRSRTIQGLMALPPERRSRLLASENFIRRDLVAGGIDIC from the coding sequence ATGCCAGCCCCTCGTCTGCTGTTCGTGCATGCGCACCCCGACGACGAAGCCTTGTGGACGGGTGGCCTCATCGCTCGCCACACGGCACGTGGCGGCGACGCCGACCTGATCATGTGCACCTGGGCGGAGGGCACCGCCCGTCATCGGGAACTGATCGAGTCCGCGCGCCAACTGGGGATGCCCAGACCGCCGATCATGCTCGGCTACGCCGACGATCGGATACCCGATTCATCGCCCGGCGCGCCGCGATTCTGCGCCGCCCCCTTCGATCCGGTGGTGCGCACGATGGTCGAGCACCTGCGACGGCTCCGACCCGATGCGATCGTCACCTACGACGCCATGGGCATCTATGGGCACCCCGATCACATCCACGCCCACCGGTTGGCGTCGGTGGCCGCCGATGCCGCAGCCAGCCCGCGCCTGTATCGTTCGGCCGGCGACGCCTGGCAGACCCGATCCATCTACTTCGTGACGATCGCCGACTGGATGGTCGACGACGTGCGCGACGACCTGTTCGCCTCGGTGCGCCGCGACCATCTGCCCGGTACGCCACCCGACGGCATCGATCTCACCCTGGACGTCGGCCGGTGGGGTGCACAGAAGGCGGCGGCCATTGCGGCGCATCGCACCGAGGTCCGCCGCAGCCGCACGATCCAGGGCTTGATGGCGCTGCCTCCGGAGCGCCGTAGCAGGCTGCTCGCCTCGGAGAACTTCATCCGCCGCGACCTCGTCGCAGGCGGAATAGACATCTGCTGA
- the recD gene encoding exodeoxyribonuclease V subunit alpha yields MLAARTRYDARSFAGAEGVLATLCSSGVLDAADLHITRRLARLCGEPVDEVAQIGAALAVRAVRFGSTCLAVSRVAEIVGPFPDVTPPALPAPDDLVRALSGSPLVRGADTGPLRPLVLASSADGPLLYLRKYFRQEQLIREALDARELTRPDVDAGAVAAAVEEVFGPAAPGSVDLQRLAAQMAAVSWTLVVAGGPGTGKTYTVARILSVLDRLSGGSMRIGLCAPTGRAAAQLQAAVSADDAAPPSVRAVTVHSLLGWRPGSTPRYGRGNKLPYDVVVVDETSMLSMTAMSKLLAAVRPDTRVILVGDPHQLASVEAGAVLADLVDREASATPVAVPPGAVDVHVFAGLDDRDRVERGVVTLQRGHRFGGGIAQVAAAINRGDADAVVALVADPELSEVSLVPPDELDGVRDDVEAWGAAMSRAGEQGDAAGALDALDAHRVLCAHRDGSWGVQGWSRRVVEWLAGGEAGTWQGRSPGAGTATSAIPHPGEPLLVTANNRQTATFNGDSGVVIRSGDTLEVVFRRGSEIRRLHPTRLADVVPLYAMTIHRSQGSQFDGVTVVLPPEGSELLTRELLYTAVTRARRHVRIVGSTEVLAAAVRRRVQRASGLRSPVTVTERDQL; encoded by the coding sequence GTGCTCGCGGCACGAACGCGGTACGACGCGCGGTCGTTCGCCGGCGCCGAGGGCGTGCTCGCCACGCTGTGCAGTTCCGGTGTGCTCGACGCCGCCGACCTGCACATCACCCGGCGACTGGCGCGTCTGTGCGGTGAACCGGTGGATGAGGTGGCGCAGATCGGTGCCGCCCTCGCCGTCCGGGCGGTGCGGTTCGGCTCCACCTGCCTCGCCGTGTCGCGGGTTGCGGAGATCGTCGGTCCGTTCCCCGACGTGACGCCGCCCGCCCTGCCGGCTCCCGACGACCTGGTGCGCGCGCTGAGTGGGAGCCCGTTGGTGCGCGGCGCCGACACCGGACCGCTGCGTCCGCTCGTCCTGGCCTCCTCGGCCGATGGACCGCTGCTGTACCTGCGCAAGTACTTTCGTCAGGAGCAGCTCATCCGCGAGGCGCTGGACGCGCGGGAGTTGACGCGTCCGGACGTCGACGCGGGAGCGGTTGCCGCAGCCGTCGAGGAGGTGTTCGGTCCGGCCGCACCGGGCTCGGTGGATCTACAGCGACTGGCCGCGCAAATGGCCGCGGTGAGCTGGACGCTGGTGGTCGCCGGCGGACCGGGTACCGGCAAGACCTACACCGTCGCGCGGATCCTCTCGGTGCTCGACCGGCTGTCCGGTGGGAGCATGCGGATCGGCCTGTGCGCCCCGACCGGCCGGGCGGCGGCGCAGCTGCAGGCTGCGGTGTCCGCCGACGATGCGGCGCCACCGTCGGTGCGCGCGGTGACCGTGCACTCCCTGCTCGGATGGCGGCCCGGATCGACCCCGCGGTACGGACGCGGCAACAAGCTGCCCTACGACGTCGTGGTGGTGGACGAAACGTCGATGTTGTCGATGACGGCGATGAGCAAGCTGCTGGCCGCGGTACGCCCGGACACCAGGGTGATCCTGGTGGGTGACCCGCATCAACTCGCTTCGGTGGAGGCCGGCGCGGTGCTGGCCGACCTCGTCGATCGGGAGGCGTCCGCCACGCCGGTCGCGGTGCCGCCGGGAGCGGTGGACGTGCACGTCTTCGCCGGTCTCGACGACCGCGACCGGGTCGAGCGCGGGGTGGTGACCTTGCAGCGTGGTCACCGGTTCGGTGGGGGTATCGCGCAGGTCGCCGCCGCGATCAACCGCGGCGACGCCGACGCGGTGGTGGCGCTGGTCGCCGACCCGGAGTTGTCCGAGGTGAGCCTGGTGCCACCGGACGAGTTGGACGGTGTGCGCGACGACGTGGAGGCCTGGGGCGCGGCGATGTCGCGCGCGGGGGAGCAGGGTGATGCCGCCGGCGCGCTCGATGCGCTCGATGCACACCGCGTGTTGTGCGCGCACCGCGACGGCAGCTGGGGTGTGCAGGGGTGGTCGCGCCGGGTGGTGGAGTGGCTGGCCGGTGGCGAGGCGGGCACGTGGCAGGGTAGGTCCCCGGGGGCGGGGACGGCGACGTCGGCGATCCCGCACCCCGGCGAACCGCTGCTGGTGACCGCCAACAACCGGCAGACTGCCACGTTCAACGGGGACAGTGGGGTGGTGATCCGTTCCGGCGACACCCTGGAGGTCGTGTTTCGGCGGGGCTCCGAGATCCGGCGCCTGCATCCGACGCGACTGGCGGATGTGGTGCCGTTGTATGCGATGACCATCCACCGCAGCCAGGGCAGTCAGTTCGACGGGGTGACCGTTGTGTTGCCGCCGGAGGGCTCGGAGTTGTTGACCCGTGAACTGCTCTACACCGCGGTCACCCGGGCGCGGCGACATGTCCGGATCGTCGGTTCCACCGAGGTGCTCGCCGCCGCCGTACGCCGCCGGGTACAGCGCGCCAGCGGGCTGCGGTCGCCGGTCACGGTCACCGAACGCGACCAACTCTGA